In the Nitrospirota bacterium genome, one interval contains:
- a CDS encoding helix-turn-helix transcriptional regulator, translating into MHEKTLILNRFGKQLQRYRKQLLLSREDLGIKTGLTVKDIEDLERGIGDPSLSIIYLLAEAIKIEPAELLLVHSGYDEEYFAYRFHLMQLVNKMTKKELKKVIASLN; encoded by the coding sequence ATGCATGAAAAGACCCTGATATTAAATCGCTTTGGAAAACAGCTGCAAAGATACAGGAAACAGCTGCTGTTATCCCGTGAGGACCTGGGGATAAAAACTGGATTAACTGTTAAGGATATAGAAGACCTGGAGAGAGGGATTGGAGACCCTTCATTAAGTATTATTTACCTTCTTGCCGAAGCCATAAAAATTGAACCTGCAGAACTTCTCCTGGTTCACTCTGGATATGATGAAGAATATTTCGCTTACCGCTTTCATCTAATGCAGCTTGTGAACAAAATGACCAAAAAGGAACTGAAAAAGGTTATCGCATCTTTAAATTAA
- a CDS encoding efflux RND transporter periplasmic adaptor subunit, with protein sequence MMKTKPYIILAAGLLIGIGIGALMMFYVIPAGVNMKTGPATKGKKILFYRNPMNPAVTSPTPARDNMGMDYIPVYEEDDKVASEAELPGTVRISTEKIQKIGVRSEVVKRRHLKRIIRTIGRVDPDETKVFIINAKVGGWVEKLYLNRTDQMVEHNEPLLELYSPELVSAQEEYLLVFKEKKKVKDSPYPEVRSSTESMLNAARQRLKYWDISDDQIKRLEEDGKITRTMTIRAPAQGSVTEKMVVEGQRIEAGEPLFKIIDHTSVWVYGELYEYELPFVRMGQMAKISPSYSPGELYMAAVAHIYTHLGTVTYTPEGSAEIRTAKIRFVLKNPAHKLKLGMYVNIELGVEESSNALAVPDSALIDTGVRQLVIVDKGDGRFEPRNVKVGGKAEGYYEILTGVRAGESVVTSANFLIDSESNLKAALGGMASHQHGEHSTESTEGKKEDKKVLSDKKVKKTEATKKKTKIEKNEHEHMQHMH encoded by the coding sequence ATGATGAAAACTAAACCATATATAATTCTTGCAGCAGGCTTATTAATCGGTATTGGTATCGGTGCACTTATGATGTTCTATGTAATACCTGCAGGTGTAAATATGAAAACAGGCCCTGCAACGAAAGGAAAAAAGATACTATTTTACCGAAATCCTATGAACCCGGCCGTTACCTCACCAACTCCAGCCAGGGATAATATGGGTATGGACTACATACCTGTCTATGAAGAAGATGACAAGGTGGCGTCAGAAGCGGAATTACCCGGTACGGTCAGGATCAGCACAGAAAAGATTCAAAAGATAGGAGTCAGGTCAGAAGTAGTTAAACGGCGTCATCTGAAACGGATTATAAGGACCATAGGAAGGGTTGACCCTGATGAGACGAAGGTGTTCATCATTAACGCCAAGGTCGGCGGCTGGGTGGAAAAGCTTTACTTGAACAGGACAGATCAGATGGTTGAACACAATGAACCCCTCCTGGAATTATACAGCCCTGAGCTTGTCTCTGCACAGGAGGAATATCTGCTTGTGTTTAAGGAAAAAAAGAAAGTTAAGGATAGTCCATATCCTGAGGTAAGGAGCAGTACAGAATCAATGCTGAACGCCGCAAGGCAGCGCCTTAAATACTGGGATATTTCAGATGACCAGATAAAGAGACTGGAAGAGGACGGAAAGATCACACGGACCATGACGATCCGGGCCCCGGCTCAAGGAAGTGTTACAGAAAAGATGGTGGTTGAAGGACAAAGGATCGAAGCAGGAGAGCCTCTCTTTAAGATTATAGATCATACATCAGTGTGGGTTTATGGAGAGCTTTATGAATACGAATTACCGTTTGTACGAATGGGTCAGATGGCAAAGATTTCCCCTTCCTATTCCCCGGGGGAGCTATACATGGCTGCTGTAGCACATATTTATACCCACCTCGGAACGGTTACCTATACACCTGAAGGCAGCGCAGAAATAAGAACCGCCAAGATAAGGTTTGTGCTTAAAAACCCTGCTCATAAGTTAAAATTAGGTATGTATGTAAATATTGAACTGGGGGTTGAAGAATCCTCTAACGCCCTTGCTGTACCGGATTCTGCCCTGATAGATACAGGGGTCAGGCAATTGGTAATTGTAGATAAGGGTGATGGTCGGTTTGAGCCCCGTAATGTGAAGGTTGGGGGAAAGGCTGAGGGTTACTATGAGATCCTGACGGGAGTAAGGGCAGGAGAGTCAGTGGTAACCTCTGCAAACTTCCTCATAGATTCAGAGAGCAATCTCAAGGCAGCGCTTGGCGGGATGGCAAGCCATCAGCATGGGGAGCATTCGACAGAAAGCACGGAAGGCAAAAAGGAAGACAAAAAGGTTTTATCCGACAAGAAAGTCAAGAAGACTGAAGCAACAAAGAAGAAGACAAAAATTGAAAAGAATGAGCATGAGCACATGCAGCATATGCATTAA
- a CDS encoding HAMP domain-containing protein yields MKKTGLQKRLITSILAVSFAAGLIVLILVYYTGRSTLKESIGATFRELAETVSSTIDLSIAYHIEEAKLLASAQSILSAIEDSNLLYEGETNQEIEKRIKEIDARWTGGVGVNAYLFEVLNNRATNYLKEFSASGERGVYNIILVTNEKGAVVGATEKPSHYSHINEKWWRSAYNNGVGGIYVSDIYFNEEFGVKTLDIATPVMKGGKAMGVILMSHNVDVFLKFISATKVGSTDNVMLANSDGTILFSPPSGTKEPQMDKGLLQDISKETSGWLTTRADVTYRGRQSIVGYSPVKITAELGKDNINGKRWYVFTSQDPSETFMPVYSLLLRIGIAGLAGAGLIAILAYITAGKIVRPVKELQKGAEQMGGGDLDYRITVNTGDEIEDLATNFNDMASKLKLFYIKLEEMVKERTRELEQRNEEISILYSTATTLNQSLDADKTFSESLKTLIEVMKADAGVIWMLDNKLRRFTIAASQNIDLKPEREKRMSEIFEFIGDKIIHDGKLWASENITVDDRLENVQVPEEEFISIAGIPLKSKDKVVAIMFLLNKNIKALTSREEDMLLSIGSHIGIAVENSLLFAKLLRHDEPETL; encoded by the coding sequence GTGAAAAAAACAGGCCTGCAAAAAAGGCTTATAACCTCTATCCTTGCAGTCAGTTTTGCTGCAGGTCTGATTGTGCTGATACTTGTTTACTATACAGGCCGGTCCACTTTAAAAGAGAGTATTGGCGCTACATTTCGAGAGCTTGCAGAGACTGTAAGCAGTACCATAGACCTTTCTATTGCTTATCATATCGAAGAGGCGAAATTACTCGCATCAGCACAGAGCATCCTGTCGGCAATTGAAGATTCAAACCTGTTGTATGAGGGCGAGACCAATCAGGAAATCGAAAAGAGGATAAAGGAAATAGATGCCAGATGGACAGGTGGTGTTGGAGTCAATGCTTACCTCTTCGAGGTACTAAATAACAGGGCAACCAATTATCTTAAAGAATTTTCCGCGAGTGGTGAGAGAGGTGTATACAATATAATATTGGTTACTAATGAGAAGGGGGCTGTTGTAGGTGCTACAGAAAAACCGAGTCATTACAGTCATATCAATGAGAAATGGTGGCGTTCCGCTTATAATAACGGGGTAGGCGGCATTTATGTCAGCGATATCTATTTTAACGAGGAGTTTGGTGTAAAAACCCTTGACATAGCAACTCCTGTTATGAAAGGCGGAAAGGCAATGGGAGTGATCCTTATGTCCCATAATGTTGACGTCTTTTTAAAATTTATTTCAGCTACTAAGGTTGGATCTACAGATAATGTCATGCTCGCTAACTCTGATGGTACCATATTGTTTTCGCCACCCTCTGGCACAAAAGAACCTCAGATGGACAAGGGACTGCTCCAGGATATATCAAAGGAAACTTCAGGGTGGCTTACAACCAGGGCAGATGTGACGTATCGCGGAAGGCAGTCAATAGTAGGTTATTCTCCTGTTAAGATTACTGCCGAACTTGGAAAAGATAATATCAATGGAAAACGCTGGTATGTATTTACGAGCCAGGACCCGTCAGAAACCTTTATGCCCGTATATTCCCTTCTTCTGCGTATTGGAATAGCCGGCCTTGCAGGTGCAGGCCTTATTGCAATCCTTGCATATATTACTGCAGGAAAGATTGTACGGCCGGTAAAAGAACTTCAAAAGGGAGCTGAGCAGATGGGTGGCGGTGATCTTGACTACAGGATAACAGTCAACACCGGAGATGAGATAGAAGACCTCGCAACTAATTTTAATGACATGGCATCAAAACTGAAGCTCTTCTATATAAAGCTTGAAGAGATGGTGAAGGAACGGACCAGGGAACTGGAGCAAAGAAATGAGGAGATATCAATTCTTTATTCAACTGCTACGACGTTAAATCAGTCACTTGATGCTGACAAGACATTTTCCGAATCATTAAAGACCCTGATAGAGGTAATGAAGGCGGATGCAGGCGTTATCTGGATGCTCGACAATAAACTAAGGAGATTTACTATTGCAGCATCTCAGAATATTGATTTAAAGCCGGAGCGTGAAAAGAGAATGTCAGAGATATTTGAATTTATCGGAGACAAGATTATCCACGACGGCAAGTTGTGGGCGTCTGAAAATATAACAGTAGATGACCGGCTTGAGAACGTACAGGTACCTGAAGAAGAATTTATTTCGATAGCCGGAATACCGCTTAAATCAAAGGACAAAGTCGTGGCAATCATGTTTCTTCTTAACAAGAATATCAAGGCCCTGACGTCAAGAGAAGAGGATATGTTGTTATCAATCGGCAGTCACATAGGTATAGCTGTTGAAAACTCCCTCCTGTTTGCGAAACTGCTCAGACATGATGAGCCTGAAACACTATGA
- a CDS encoding outer membrane lipoprotein-sorting protein: protein MLKRGTLFLGLWLLVSMSLLSVTTPSVTYAELTADEIAAKSEDVYPGTDQQSKLTFIIREADGAERKVVLRRYWKNYQKDSEFDSKVLVFNEYPPDTKGNAFMVWTYKASSQKPEDLWIYLPILRKVQKLPEHPDEIFSGANLRPSDMIPREVSLDRHKLLREETIENQQYYVIESTPKVKDPNYTYGKVIKWVKKNDFLKERIDYYDADGTMLKKQLITWKKVKDAYVWEKVVLTNVKTDVQTILNISDVEINTGLTDSAFTERAMSSGRVK, encoded by the coding sequence GTGTTAAAAAGAGGAACTTTATTTCTTGGTTTATGGCTTTTAGTAAGTATGTCTCTGCTTTCTGTAACAACCCCATCAGTGACATATGCTGAACTTACTGCTGATGAAATTGCTGCTAAGTCAGAGGATGTATATCCTGGAACAGATCAGCAATCAAAGCTTACCTTTATCATCCGGGAGGCTGACGGGGCAGAGAGAAAGGTGGTGTTGAGACGCTACTGGAAAAATTATCAGAAAGATTCTGAATTCGACTCCAAGGTACTTGTTTTCAACGAATACCCTCCCGATACAAAGGGCAATGCATTTATGGTATGGACTTATAAGGCATCTTCACAAAAACCTGAAGATTTATGGATATATCTTCCCATACTGAGGAAAGTCCAGAAACTGCCGGAGCACCCTGACGAGATTTTCAGCGGCGCAAATCTCAGACCCTCCGATATGATACCAAGGGAAGTTTCCCTGGACAGACACAAATTGCTTCGTGAGGAGACTATCGAAAATCAACAATATTATGTCATCGAAAGTACGCCTAAGGTAAAGGATCCTAACTATACATACGGTAAGGTTATTAAATGGGTAAAAAAGAATGATTTTCTAAAGGAACGTATTGACTATTATGATGCTGATGGGACAATGCTTAAGAAACAGCTCATTACATGGAAGAAGGTAAAAGATGCGTATGTCTGGGAAAAGGTCGTCCTTACTAATGTCAAGACAGACGTCCAGACGATTCTGAATATAAGCGATGTTGAAATTAACACCGGACTTACAGATTCAGCCTTTACAGAAAGGGCTATGTCTTCCGGCAGGGTGAAGTAA
- a CDS encoding penicillin-binding protein, which translates to MLVIVIGSVLWVYKLSREIPDDRVIINFSHDAATTVYDKDGRVLITLREDKDQIWVNLSEISSSVRDSLIATEDPYFMRHSGIDYKQTWESIKDNLRVWRLVRGGSTITQQVAKNVFLTNEKTFSRKIGEFFLARRLEKLLPKERIIEIYLNEVGWGYGIYGVELASRYYLDKHAADLNVAESAFMIAMLRNPATYNPYKNFEKVITRQQLVLKLMLRHKLIEEEKYNEALSYKIDLRRNKKNKRFSRIGLGETSDEEKVIPCHKRLIRDYLVKTLGHNLIFDAGVEIRSTLDEDIQDKLESIINKVEKQSFFDSKKRGSQQRKIVVLSSKNKIRAIGCTSMDREIFNYIKTLGAPVNNYEYRVIPEREVPWNDILLIVAGSENTL; encoded by the coding sequence ATGCTAGTTATAGTTATAGGCTCAGTGCTGTGGGTATATAAACTTTCCCGGGAGATACCGGATGACCGGGTCATAATAAATTTCAGTCATGATGCTGCAACTACAGTTTATGATAAGGATGGGCGGGTACTTATTACACTGAGAGAAGATAAAGATCAGATATGGGTAAACCTTTCTGAAATATCATCATCTGTGCGGGACTCACTGATAGCAACTGAAGACCCTTACTTTATGAGACACAGCGGCATTGATTACAAACAGACATGGGAGTCCATAAAAGACAATCTCAGGGTATGGCGATTAGTAAGGGGAGGGAGTACAATTACCCAGCAGGTTGCTAAAAATGTCTTCCTGACAAATGAAAAGACCTTTTCCAGGAAGATAGGCGAGTTCTTCCTTGCAAGAAGGCTGGAAAAGCTCCTCCCCAAGGAGAGGATTATTGAGATATACCTGAATGAAGTTGGATGGGGCTATGGAATATATGGTGTGGAGCTTGCATCCAGATATTACCTTGACAAGCATGCAGCAGACCTTAATGTTGCCGAGTCTGCATTTATGATTGCTATGCTCCGTAATCCTGCCACCTATAACCCCTATAAGAACTTTGAAAAGGTAATAACCCGCCAGCAACTGGTACTTAAGCTAATGTTGAGGCATAAGTTGATAGAGGAGGAGAAGTATAATGAGGCCCTCTCATATAAAATTGATCTTCGAAGGAATAAAAAAAACAAACGGTTCAGTCGTATTGGTCTTGGTGAAACGAGTGACGAGGAAAAGGTAATTCCCTGTCACAAACGTTTAATAAGGGATTATCTGGTTAAGACACTGGGACATAATTTGATATTTGATGCAGGAGTAGAAATTCGCTCAACTTTAGATGAAGATATTCAGGATAAGTTGGAGAGCATAATTAATAAAGTTGAAAAACAATCTTTTTTTGATTCAAAGAAAAGGGGCAGTCAGCAGAGAAAGATTGTAGTATTATCATCAAAAAACAAGATCAGGGCTATCGGTTGTACCTCGATGGACAGGGAGATATTTAATTACATAAAGACACTTGGGGCACCTGTAAATAATTATGAATACCGTGTGATTCCTGAAAGGGAGGTACCGTGGAATGATATTTTATTGATTGTTGCAGGTAGTGAAAATACCTTGTAA
- a CDS encoding TolC family protein — MIINHKVFLDILRVVEYINAYMRYLSFIFLLILLPATLCPLPVSFAVAQDTLTLKRVIEEAKLNNPSIQALRQNMKAKEAGARAEGILDDPRLKIEMMDLSKENPFPIPGNAMQTRYEVSQMLPYPGKLQLERRIALLEVMMSEAELQSKELETITMVKEAYYEYLLLTTSIRTLEEIKGLLSSMIRIAETKYAVGEVSQQDVIKAQVELTMLLNEVLELEAEKDVVHAEIKALLNRPQDDNTLTISSEKLPEEKVKLDLGSLTNKALEVNPELKLMKYEVENKESEVELTRKNYYPDFMLGIAPIQRDGRFDAWDAMFQINIPLWRAKYENQVGERVNMADAMRSRVKAEENMINAKVKEGVVKVETADRITMLYVTSLIPQAELSFESALKNYQSGRVDFLTLLDTERLLKKTKIDYIEAVTTYYKRLVLLERVVGEELH, encoded by the coding sequence GTGATTATAAATCACAAGGTTTTTCTTGACATTCTACGAGTCGTAGAATATATTAACGCATATATGCGTTATCTTTCTTTTATTTTCCTCTTAATTCTGCTACCTGCTACCCTCTGCCCGCTGCCTGTGTCGTTTGCCGTTGCTCAGGACACACTGACTCTTAAGCGAGTCATAGAGGAGGCAAAACTTAACAATCCGTCAATTCAGGCACTTCGTCAGAATATGAAGGCCAAAGAGGCAGGGGCCAGGGCAGAGGGAATATTGGATGATCCAAGGCTCAAAATAGAGATGATGGACCTGTCAAAGGAAAACCCTTTCCCCATCCCTGGTAATGCAATGCAGACACGGTATGAGGTAAGCCAGATGCTCCCATATCCCGGCAAGCTTCAATTGGAGAGACGAATTGCACTGTTGGAAGTCATGATGTCAGAGGCCGAACTACAGTCAAAGGAACTTGAGACCATTACAATGGTCAAGGAGGCATACTATGAGTATCTTCTTTTGACAACATCAATCAGGACTCTTGAAGAAATCAAGGGTTTGCTATCCAGTATGATCCGGATTGCTGAGACTAAATATGCTGTTGGAGAGGTATCGCAGCAGGATGTCATAAAAGCACAGGTTGAGTTGACCATGCTTTTAAACGAAGTCCTTGAGCTTGAAGCGGAAAAGGATGTAGTTCATGCGGAAATAAAGGCATTATTAAACAGGCCGCAGGATGATAATACCCTTACTATTTCATCAGAAAAATTGCCTGAAGAAAAAGTTAAATTAGATCTCGGCAGCCTGACAAATAAGGCGCTTGAAGTTAATCCGGAACTCAAACTTATGAAATATGAAGTGGAAAATAAAGAGAGCGAGGTTGAACTTACGAGGAAGAACTACTACCCCGATTTTATGCTGGGGATAGCGCCGATCCAGCGGGACGGGAGGTTCGATGCGTGGGATGCCATGTTTCAGATAAATATCCCTCTATGGAGGGCAAAGTATGAGAATCAGGTGGGTGAACGAGTAAACATGGCTGATGCAATGAGGTCAAGAGTGAAGGCAGAAGAAAATATGATAAACGCCAAGGTTAAAGAGGGTGTGGTTAAGGTCGAGACAGCTGACAGGATCACGATGCTATATGTGACAAGCCTCATTCCACAGGCAGAGCTCTCATTTGAGTCAGCGCTCAAGAACTATCAAAGCGGCAGGGTAGACTTTCTAACACTGCTGGATACAGAGCGATTGCTGAAAAAGACAAAGATAGATTATATAGAAGCTGTAACAACTTATTATAAGAGATTGGTCTTGTTAGAGCGTGTAGTGGGGGAGGAACTGCATTAA
- a CDS encoding DUF2156 domain-containing protein, with the protein MSSFPAFPGLIPLKIKHKPRIDSILTSQNTMLSAYSFVAHYIWRDHFNFHWGIIDGYFCLFAQYDDYVYMPVPPVSLEKNISNPSALPFSKGGIKEVPSSAIINEVFNIMDKINNNKAVSRIENIDESWIDSFVAAGYKIKPGEPEYVYLRKDLATIKGDPYKSKRVMCNYFEKHYRYSYEPIESGHAVQCIELFNLWRQIRAKKVSDSFFNAILEDSFRVHIEAINNYETLELSGRVVIIDNKVEGYIFGFERNKDLLYALLEVTNPCIKGLAQFIFREFCREKDGYRYINTMGDSGLENLRTVKQSYRPVCLAQAFTAYMD; encoded by the coding sequence TTGAGTTCTTTCCCCGCTTTTCCCGGCCTTATCCCACTGAAGATAAAACATAAGCCCCGCATTGACAGCATTCTTACCAGTCAAAATACCATGCTTTCCGCCTATTCGTTTGTTGCCCATTATATCTGGCGTGATCACTTCAATTTTCATTGGGGAATAATAGATGGTTATTTCTGTTTGTTCGCACAGTATGATGACTATGTCTACATGCCTGTTCCTCCGGTATCACTTGAAAAAAATATTTCAAATCCTTCTGCACTCCCTTTTTCTAAAGGTGGGATTAAGGAGGTTCCATCTTCAGCTATCATAAATGAAGTATTCAATATTATGGATAAGATAAATAACAATAAGGCTGTCTCCCGCATTGAAAATATTGACGAGTCCTGGATAGATTCTTTCGTTGCTGCAGGATATAAGATTAAACCGGGTGAGCCTGAGTATGTCTATCTGCGTAAAGACCTTGCCACAATAAAAGGTGATCCCTATAAATCAAAGAGGGTCATGTGCAATTATTTTGAGAAACATTACAGATACAGTTATGAGCCTATTGAATCGGGACATGCCGTCCAATGTATTGAACTCTTTAATTTGTGGAGGCAAATTAGAGCTAAAAAGGTGAGTGATTCCTTTTTTAATGCCATTCTTGAAGACTCCTTTCGGGTACACATAGAGGCCATAAATAATTATGAAACACTTGAGTTATCAGGCCGGGTTGTCATAATTGATAATAAGGTGGAGGGTTATATCTTCGGGTTTGAAAGGAATAAGGATCTCTTATATGCCTTGTTAGAAGTGACGAATCCCTGCATTAAGGGACTGGCACAATTTATTTTCAGGGAATTCTGTAGAGAAAAGGACGGATATAGATACATTAATACAATGGGCGACTCAGGACTTGAGAATCTACGGACAGTCAAACAATCTTACAGACCCGTCTGTCTGGCACAAGCATTCACGGCATACATGGATTAG
- a CDS encoding Fic family protein yields MFKPKYTITSEILNNLIKTAAAKAVIDNAYLIPRWEVALRREALIKNAHASTAIEGNPLTLEQVSELARGRDIIATRKAKSEVMNYLKVLEDLPDLSEAGVITEKVILKIHKLLTKDVLENHADCGVYRNRQVVIGNRMTGVITFRPPETKDVPILMGKLVKWLNSRDALETNPVLTAGISHYEFVRIHPFIDGNGRTARALASLILYLRGFDTKRFFALDDYYDSDRQSYYTALQSVDPATLDTTKWIDYFTYGVALQTDKVRERILSLSSDMKRKQLKGQIALTERQMKIVERVNANGHITNKIIREMFKLSDEGALKEIHKLVKLGVVKAEGKGRSIRYVLV; encoded by the coding sequence ATGTTCAAACCAAAATATACCATAACCTCCGAAATTCTTAATAACCTCATAAAAACAGCCGCAGCAAAGGCAGTAATTGATAATGCTTATCTCATTCCCAGGTGGGAGGTTGCATTGCGGAGAGAGGCGTTAATCAAGAATGCCCATGCCTCGACAGCAATTGAGGGCAATCCCCTTACGCTTGAACAAGTCTCTGAGCTTGCAAGAGGCAGGGATATTATTGCAACGAGAAAGGCAAAGTCGGAAGTCATGAACTATTTGAAAGTGCTTGAGGACCTTCCGGATTTATCTGAAGCTGGCGTGATTACTGAAAAGGTAATCTTAAAGATCCACAAACTTCTTACAAAAGACGTTCTTGAAAACCATGCTGACTGCGGCGTATACAGAAACAGACAGGTGGTGATCGGAAATAGAATGACAGGAGTAATTACTTTCAGACCTCCTGAAACAAAAGATGTTCCGATTCTCATGGGAAAGTTAGTTAAATGGTTAAACAGCAGGGATGCACTTGAAACAAATCCGGTGCTTACTGCAGGGATAAGTCATTATGAATTTGTAAGAATTCACCCTTTTATTGATGGCAATGGACGAACAGCACGGGCGTTGGCAAGTCTCATTTTATATTTAAGAGGATTTGATACTAAGCGATTTTTTGCTCTTGATGATTATTATGACAGCGACAGGCAGTCGTACTATACTGCCCTCCAGAGTGTTGATCCCGCGACACTTGATACGACGAAATGGATTGATTATTTTACCTATGGTGTGGCTCTGCAAACAGACAAGGTAAGAGAAAGGATTTTGTCCCTGAGCAGTGATATGAAAAGAAAACAGCTAAAGGGACAGATAGCCCTTACTGAAAGACAAATGAAGATCGTTGAGAGGGTAAATGCAAACGGACATATTACAAACAAGATAATCAGAGAGATGTTTAAACTGTCTGATGAGGGGGCTCTTAAAGAAATACACAAGCTTGTAAAACTCGGTGTTGTCAAAGCTGAAGGGAAGGGCCGCAGTATCAGATATGTCCTTGTCTGA
- a CDS encoding helix-turn-helix domain-containing protein — translation MYQIKDKKFIGIRIRGRRIELGWTQEKLAESIGVTYQQLQRYEGGKSNLNTDRLQALSNALDIPISFLFEEKADDRIQVKESERYISPEEREFIEYLRKIDNEDYKNCIKNFLILASGKKKKR, via the coding sequence ATGTACCAAATAAAAGACAAGAAATTCATTGGCATAAGGATCAGAGGACGGAGGATAGAATTAGGGTGGACTCAGGAAAAGCTGGCTGAGTCTATAGGCGTTACTTATCAACAGCTTCAGCGATATGAAGGCGGGAAAAGTAATCTCAACACAGACAGACTCCAGGCATTATCAAACGCCCTTGATATCCCTATTTCATTTCTTTTTGAGGAGAAGGCAGATGATAGAATTCAGGTAAAAGAATCTGAAAGGTATATTTCTCCCGAAGAACGGGAATTTATCGAATATTTGCGGAAGATTGATAATGAAGATTATAAAAATTGTATAAAAAATTTTCTGATTCTGGCATCAGGCAAGAAGAAAAAAAGATAA
- a CDS encoding HTH domain-containing protein: MLRHLDIRKQCTPETLAEEFGTTQRNIYSDLKDLDSSGFSITLPGESSSMVAILMTWGVSSVGITPDVVLVDFFPHLNSISNFFLPCFSVKKSFV, from the coding sequence ATCCTTAGACATCTTGATATACGTAAACAGTGCACACCTGAAACCCTGGCAGAAGAATTCGGCACTACACAGCGGAACATCTACAGTGATTTGAAAGATCTTGATTCCTCAGGGTTTTCAATTACCTTGCCAGGCGAGAGTTCATCTATGGTTGCAATCTTGATGACATGGGGTGTTTCTTCAGTTGGAATAACTCCCGATGTGGTCCTTGTTGATTTTTTCCCCCATTTAAATTCGATTTCCAACTTTTTTCTTCCGTGTTTTTCCGTTAAAAAATCCTTTGTATAG
- a CDS encoding YkgJ family cysteine cluster protein — MIITQIVPPEWCFKCDVCCRFPEKDSFLAPYFTHDEILTALAYVAESAHAEGTAFYSVLNPPPHGGCKISLIPFEEGFICPEFNPVSAHCKIYDVRPFDCIIYPFALMWSAEGKEILLGVDMKCPYIAEFINSESLRDAYIEMSAIIDSSPVLDIISKNPAFIGPYQHDVSHAETLINLTQEITCSRYRGQN, encoded by the coding sequence ATGATCATAACCCAGATAGTCCCCCCGGAGTGGTGCTTCAAGTGTGACGTCTGCTGTCGTTTTCCTGAAAAGGATAGTTTCCTTGCACCCTACTTTACACATGATGAAATTTTGACTGCTCTCGCATACGTTGCTGAGAGCGCACATGCTGAGGGAACAGCATTTTATTCTGTTCTTAATCCTCCTCCGCACGGTGGCTGCAAAATTTCTCTTATTCCCTTCGAAGAAGGTTTTATATGCCCTGAATTTAACCCTGTATCTGCCCATTGTAAGATATATGACGTCAGACCGTTTGACTGCATCATCTACCCCTTTGCACTAATGTGGTCTGCAGAGGGTAAGGAGATTTTGCTTGGGGTGGACATGAAGTGTCCTTATATTGCAGAGTTTATTAATTCGGAAAGTCTGAGAGATGCTTATATAGAAATGAGCGCTATTATTGACTCATCACCGGTACTCGATATTATTTCAAAAAACCCCGCTTTTATAGGACCTTACCAGCATGATGTCAGTCATGCAGAAACACTAATAAACCTTACTCAGGAAATTACCTGTTCTCGTTACAGGGGTCAGAATTGA
- a CDS encoding AAA family ATPase — MLIVTLTPAEAQEADNILFFDEADTFLFPRKSARQSWEISFTNEILTQLESFKGTVFFATNDMDGLDHAALRRFKFKIEFKPLTPEGNLIFYNTLLKGLASDSNLSTGEVIAIKGIKNLTPGDFAVVKDQMSFAGPASITHKMLIEALANDVRYKKIGKEIGF, encoded by the coding sequence ATGCTCATTGTGACTTTAACCCCTGCAGAGGCACAGGAAGCTGACAACATCCTCTTCTTTGACGAGGCTGATACATTCCTGTTCCCAAGAAAATCAGCCCGGCAATCATGGGAGATCAGTTTTACCAACGAAATATTAACGCAACTTGAAAGTTTTAAGGGGACGGTGTTTTTTGCAACAAATGACATGGATGGGCTTGACCATGCTGCACTGAGACGGTTCAAGTTTAAAATAGAATTTAAACCCCTCACGCCTGAAGGCAATCTCATTTTTTACAATACTCTATTAAAAGGACTGGCGTCTGACAGCAACCTTTCGACAGGAGAAGTAATTGCTATAAAGGGCATTAAAAACCTTACTCCCGGAGACTTTGCTGTAGTAAAAGACCAGATGTCTTTTGCAGGGCCTGCTTCTATTACACATAAGATGTTGATAGAGGCCTTGGCAAATGATGTCAGATATAAAAAAATAGGAAAGGAGATAGGGTTTTAA